In the genome of Halobacterium noricense, one region contains:
- the pstC gene encoding phosphate ABC transporter permease subunit PstC: MSGDSLADDLTRRTQNAPPELLSRTFFFVCAALSIATTIGLIVLLTTEAAKFFTFSAQLVGVEGETATLVEFLTGTVWQPTSGQFGVLALVTATLMVMIGSSVIALPLGVGTAIYLSEYASPRVRSILKPGLEILAGIPTVVYGFFAIIYITPMLQPFVPGLGTFNMLSACIVVGIMIIPMVASISEDAMSAVPEELRQAGYGMGATKFEVSTDIVVPSALSGIFSSFILALSRAIGETMAVTIAAGSTAQFLNPFNPATYTERALPMTAAMIKLIGGDVTGGGIAYRSVFAIGITLFVITLAMNVISDYVAQRYREEY; this comes from the coding sequence ATGAGCGGCGACAGCCTGGCGGACGACCTCACTCGTCGGACCCAGAACGCGCCACCGGAGTTGCTCTCGCGGACGTTCTTCTTCGTGTGTGCCGCGCTCTCGATAGCCACGACCATCGGTCTCATCGTCCTCCTGACGACGGAGGCCGCGAAGTTCTTCACGTTCTCCGCGCAGTTGGTCGGCGTCGAGGGCGAGACTGCGACCCTCGTCGAGTTCCTCACCGGCACCGTGTGGCAACCAACCAGCGGACAGTTCGGCGTGCTCGCGCTCGTGACGGCGACGCTGATGGTGATGATCGGCTCCTCGGTCATCGCGTTGCCGCTCGGCGTCGGCACCGCAATCTACCTCAGCGAGTACGCCAGCCCGCGCGTGCGGTCAATACTCAAGCCCGGGCTGGAGATTCTGGCGGGCATCCCCACGGTCGTCTACGGCTTCTTCGCCATCATCTACATCACGCCGATGCTCCAGCCGTTCGTCCCCGGGCTGGGGACGTTCAACATGCTGTCCGCGTGTATCGTCGTCGGCATCATGATAATTCCGATGGTCGCGTCCATCAGCGAGGACGCGATGTCCGCCGTCCCCGAAGAACTCCGGCAGGCCGGCTACGGGATGGGCGCGACGAAGTTCGAGGTCTCGACGGACATCGTCGTCCCGTCGGCGCTCTCGGGCATCTTTTCGTCGTTCATCCTCGCGCTCTCGCGGGCCATCGGCGAGACGATGGCGGTCACCATCGCGGCCGGCTCGACCGCGCAGTTCCTCAACCCCTTCAACCCCGCCACGTACACCGAGCGCGCGCTTCCGATGACCGCCGCGATGATCAAACTCATCGGCGGGGACGTGACCGGCGGCGGCATCGCGTACCGGAGCGTGTTCGCCATCGGCATCACCCTCTTCGTCATCACGCTCGCCATGAACGTCATCAGCGACTACGTCGCACAGCGCTACCGGGAGGAGTACTGA